A region from the Sandaracinus amylolyticus genome encodes:
- a CDS encoding hemolysin family protein → MPWTLEIAIVLALILANGLFSGAEIAIISVRSTRLEELATESRAGAFLARLRRDPERFLATVQIGITVVGSTAAAFGGATIADRLASALEPFGLSHQTGERIALTIVVVVVSYLSLVLGELVPKSLALKWSERYALVAARPLFALGRLSAPFVWLLTASSNLILRVFGDRTSFTESQISRDEVLAVIDQAAGAGEVSQRAGDMAARAISLDDLHVGSVMIPRAAIVAIDASATTDELAATLDATDEERFPVRRGGEDIVGYVRSRDVARLIAGRVQGGVEAILRPVHAVPETALALDVLDQLQSRRIPIAVVVDESGGVEGFLDIDDLAEEVVGSLLVGGAHEDAGFLRDEDGSYVLPATTRVHVVNRRLDLELPTSPRWATLGGLVLARLGAVPSVGARVVMEDATVLEVVDASARRVQRVRIRKPEASDEAPSTTPVPTT, encoded by the coding sequence TTGCCCTGGACCCTCGAGATCGCGATCGTGCTCGCCCTGATCCTCGCGAACGGGCTGTTCTCCGGCGCGGAGATCGCCATCATCTCGGTGCGCTCGACGCGCCTCGAGGAGCTCGCGACGGAGAGCCGCGCCGGGGCGTTCCTCGCGCGGCTCCGGCGCGATCCCGAGCGTTTCCTCGCGACGGTCCAGATCGGGATCACGGTGGTGGGCTCGACCGCGGCGGCGTTCGGCGGAGCGACGATCGCGGACCGGCTCGCGAGCGCGCTCGAGCCCTTCGGGCTCTCGCACCAGACCGGAGAGCGCATCGCGCTCACGATCGTAGTCGTGGTCGTCTCGTACCTCTCGCTGGTGCTCGGCGAGCTCGTGCCGAAGTCGCTCGCGCTGAAGTGGTCGGAGCGCTACGCGCTCGTCGCGGCGCGCCCGCTCTTCGCGCTGGGCCGGCTGAGCGCGCCGTTCGTGTGGCTGCTGACCGCGAGCTCGAACCTCATCCTGCGCGTGTTCGGCGATCGCACGAGCTTCACCGAGTCGCAGATCTCGCGCGACGAGGTGCTCGCCGTGATCGACCAGGCTGCGGGCGCCGGCGAGGTCTCGCAGCGCGCCGGGGACATGGCCGCGCGCGCGATCTCGCTCGACGATCTGCACGTCGGCTCGGTGATGATCCCGCGCGCGGCGATCGTGGCGATCGACGCGAGCGCGACGACCGACGAGCTCGCCGCGACGCTCGACGCGACCGACGAAGAGCGCTTCCCGGTGCGGCGTGGAGGCGAGGACATCGTCGGGTACGTGCGCTCGCGCGACGTGGCGCGCCTCATCGCGGGGCGCGTCCAGGGCGGGGTCGAGGCGATCCTCCGGCCGGTGCACGCCGTGCCCGAGACCGCGCTCGCGCTCGACGTGCTCGATCAGCTGCAGTCGCGACGCATCCCGATCGCGGTGGTGGTCGACGAGTCGGGCGGCGTCGAGGGGTTCCTCGACATCGACGATCTCGCGGAGGAGGTCGTGGGCTCGCTGCTCGTCGGCGGCGCGCACGAGGACGCGGGGTTCCTGCGCGACGAGGACGGCTCGTACGTGCTGCCGGCGACGACGCGCGTGCACGTGGTGAATCGACGCCTCGATCTCGAGCTGCCGACGAGCCCGCGGTGGGCGACGCTCGGCGGGCTCGTGCTCGCGCGCCTCGGCGCCGTGCCGAGCGTGGGCGCGCGCGTCGTGATGGAGGACGCGACGGTCCTCGAGGTCGTGGACGCGAGCGCGCGTCGCGTGCAGCGAGTGCGGATCCGCAAGCCCGAAGCGAGCGACGAGGCGCCCTCGACGACGCCGGTCCCGACGACGTGA
- a CDS encoding MarR family winged helix-turn-helix transcriptional regulator translates to MTTSTTTVPTGERDALRLRASLQRVVRLSGALEPDRTACGLDLSPSHAHALMLLASAPERSLAPRDLAGALGLDKSSATRLVQRMTDAGHLEAARDAENARFVRLALTAKGARAARTVERASLERHARLVAAIPRRERARVLGAIEILAEAMAAVPPGGEG, encoded by the coding sequence GTGACCACCTCGACGACCACGGTGCCCACCGGCGAGCGCGACGCGCTGCGCCTCCGTGCCTCGCTGCAGCGCGTCGTGCGCCTCAGCGGCGCGCTCGAGCCCGACCGGACGGCGTGCGGCCTCGACCTCTCGCCGTCCCACGCGCACGCGCTGATGCTGCTCGCGTCGGCGCCCGAGCGATCGCTCGCGCCGCGCGATCTCGCCGGCGCGCTGGGACTCGACAAGAGCAGCGCGACGCGCCTCGTGCAGCGGATGACCGACGCCGGCCACCTCGAGGCCGCGCGCGACGCGGAGAACGCGCGCTTCGTGCGGCTCGCGCTCACCGCGAAGGGCGCGCGCGCCGCGCGCACGGTGGAGCGCGCGAGCCTCGAGCGTCACGCGCGGCTGGTCGCGGCCATCCCGCGGCGCGAGCGCGCGCGGGTGCTCGGCGCCATCGAGATCCTCGCCGAGGCGATGGCGGCGGTGCCGCCGGGAGGTGAAGGATGA
- a CDS encoding cytochrome c has translation MTRARLVLAVFVLGCSSAAEPPPAPRPDPSAELAALDPRTPVPLLPRMAAHQRAQMRDHLLVVQEVTDALGRDDLEAAASAASRLGTSDSMTAMCTHMGAGAPGFTERALEMHRQADAIALAARSGDRAATTRALATTLASCTGCHAAYRQQIVDEAQWTALTGAAQPHGAH, from the coding sequence ATGACGCGCGCGCGGCTCGTGCTCGCGGTGTTCGTGCTCGGCTGCTCCAGCGCGGCCGAGCCGCCACCGGCTCCTCGCCCCGATCCCTCGGCCGAGCTCGCCGCGCTCGATCCGCGCACGCCGGTGCCGCTGCTGCCGCGGATGGCGGCGCACCAGCGCGCGCAGATGCGCGATCACCTGCTCGTCGTGCAGGAGGTCACCGACGCGCTCGGGCGCGACGATCTCGAGGCCGCTGCGAGCGCCGCGTCGCGCCTCGGCACGAGCGACTCGATGACCGCGATGTGTACGCACATGGGCGCGGGCGCGCCCGGCTTCACCGAGCGCGCGCTCGAGATGCATCGCCAGGCCGACGCGATCGCGCTCGCCGCGCGCAGCGGAGATCGCGCGGCGACGACGCGCGCGCTCGCGACCACGCTCGCGTCGTGCACGGGCTGTCACGCGGCGTATCGGCAGCAGATCGTCGACGAGGCGCAGTGGACCGCGCTCACGGGCGCCGCGCAGCCGCACGGCGCGCACTGA
- a CDS encoding phytanoyl-CoA dioxygenase family protein produces the protein MDVLSPDARERYHRDGFLVLEGFVDPARCDALRAHADRLVAAFDPDAHRSVFTTNEQTRHSDDHFLDSAGEIRFFFEEDAFDETGALRQPKERSINKIGHALHDLDPEIDAFSRDPKIETLVAELGLAAPLLMQSMYIFKQPFIGGEVRCHQDSTFLHTEPEAMLGLWFALEDAHRGNGCLWAIPGGHRAGLKSRFVREGRSTRFEVYDETPWDESRLVPLEVEKGAVIVLDGLVPHMSHANRSPASRHAYTLHVVSGESAYPSTNWLQRPTPARGF, from the coding sequence ATGGACGTGCTGAGCCCCGACGCGCGCGAGCGCTATCACCGCGACGGCTTCCTGGTGCTCGAGGGGTTCGTCGATCCCGCCCGCTGCGACGCGCTGCGCGCCCACGCCGATCGCCTCGTCGCGGCGTTCGATCCCGACGCGCACCGCTCCGTGTTCACGACGAACGAGCAGACGCGGCACAGCGACGACCACTTCCTCGACTCGGCGGGCGAGATCCGGTTCTTCTTCGAGGAGGACGCGTTCGACGAGACCGGCGCGCTGCGGCAGCCGAAGGAGCGCTCGATCAACAAGATCGGGCACGCCCTGCACGATCTGGATCCGGAGATCGACGCGTTCTCGCGCGATCCGAAGATCGAGACGCTCGTCGCGGAGCTCGGCCTCGCGGCGCCGCTGCTGATGCAGTCGATGTACATCTTCAAGCAGCCGTTCATCGGCGGCGAGGTGCGCTGTCATCAGGACTCGACGTTCCTCCACACCGAGCCCGAGGCGATGCTCGGGCTCTGGTTCGCGCTGGAGGACGCGCACCGCGGCAACGGGTGCCTCTGGGCGATCCCCGGCGGACATCGCGCGGGGCTCAAGTCGCGCTTCGTTCGCGAAGGGCGCTCGACGCGCTTCGAGGTCTACGACGAGACGCCGTGGGACGAGTCGCGGCTCGTGCCGCTCGAGGTCGAGAAGGGCGCGGTGATCGTGCTCGACGGGCTCGTCCCGCACATGAGCCACGCGAACCGATCGCCCGCGTCGCGCCACGCGTACACGCTCCACGTCGTCTCGGGCGAGAGCGCGTATCCGTCGACGAATTGGCTGCAGCGACCCACGCCCGCGCGCGGGTTCTGA
- a CDS encoding chloride channel protein, whose amino-acid sequence MIDREGWKRLGQWVALGALVGVACGAASALFLWLLDLATDFRTEHEIIVFTLPLAGLVIGAIYERWGAPIEGGNNLVIDTIHDEGPQLPLRMAPMVLVGTVLTHLFGGSAGREGTAVQMGASLADAIAFRLGVDGPVRRQLLAAGVAGGFGSVFGTPIAGCVFGLEFIVLGRLQHDALVPALVASIVGDLVTRALGIAHTPYPTIAPLALTPLLLAQWALFAIAMAATTTAFIELTHRIKTTLKARVTRLPFRMFLGGAAVVALWQLMGTSEYLGLGVPTIVRAFSDPSLPVYAFAAKLLFTAITIGAGFLGGEVTPLFFVGAALGSVLARAMGLPIDMGAGVGLAVVFAAASNAPLALSIMAVELLGASVLPHVVIVAVIAYLLTGHRGIYPSQRLTRPKWGGAPWPAMRTLRDHRDERP is encoded by the coding sequence ATGATCGATCGCGAGGGATGGAAGCGGCTGGGTCAGTGGGTCGCGCTGGGCGCGCTCGTGGGCGTCGCGTGCGGCGCAGCGTCCGCGCTCTTCCTCTGGCTGCTCGATCTCGCGACCGACTTCCGAACCGAGCACGAGATCATCGTCTTCACGCTGCCGCTCGCGGGTCTGGTGATCGGTGCGATCTACGAGCGATGGGGCGCCCCGATCGAAGGCGGCAACAACCTCGTGATCGACACGATCCACGACGAAGGCCCGCAGCTCCCGCTGCGCATGGCGCCGATGGTGCTCGTCGGGACCGTGCTCACGCACCTCTTCGGTGGCAGCGCCGGGCGCGAGGGCACCGCGGTGCAGATGGGCGCGAGCCTCGCCGACGCGATCGCGTTCCGCCTCGGCGTCGACGGTCCGGTGCGGCGCCAGCTCCTCGCAGCCGGTGTCGCCGGCGGGTTCGGCAGCGTGTTCGGCACGCCGATCGCCGGGTGCGTCTTCGGGCTCGAATTCATCGTGCTCGGGCGCCTCCAGCACGACGCGCTGGTGCCGGCGCTCGTCGCGTCGATCGTCGGCGATCTCGTCACGCGCGCGCTGGGGATCGCGCACACGCCCTACCCGACCATCGCACCGCTGGCGCTCACGCCGCTGCTGCTCGCGCAGTGGGCGCTCTTCGCGATTGCGATGGCGGCGACGACGACCGCGTTCATCGAGCTCACGCACCGGATCAAGACGACGCTGAAGGCGCGCGTCACGCGCCTGCCGTTCCGGATGTTCCTCGGCGGCGCGGCGGTCGTCGCGCTGTGGCAGCTGATGGGCACGAGCGAGTACCTCGGGCTCGGCGTGCCGACCATCGTGCGCGCGTTCTCCGATCCGTCGCTCCCGGTCTACGCCTTCGCGGCGAAGCTGCTCTTCACCGCGATCACGATCGGCGCGGGCTTCCTCGGCGGCGAGGTCACGCCGCTCTTCTTCGTCGGCGCCGCGCTGGGCAGCGTGCTCGCGCGCGCGATGGGCCTGCCGATCGACATGGGCGCGGGCGTCGGGCTCGCGGTGGTGTTCGCGGCCGCGTCGAACGCGCCGCTCGCGCTCTCGATCATGGCGGTCGAGCTGCTCGGCGCGAGCGTGCTGCCGCACGTCGTGATCGTCGCCGTGATCGCGTACCTGCTCACCGGGCATCGCGGGATCTATCCGTCGCAGCGCCTCACGCGCCCGAAGTGGGGCGGCGCGCCGTGGCCGGCGATGCGCACGCTGCGGGATCACCGCGACGAGCGACCTTGA